One genomic window of Pungitius pungitius chromosome 11, fPunPun2.1, whole genome shotgun sequence includes the following:
- the slc9a1a gene encoding sodium/hydrogen exchanger 1 isoform X1, translating to MSSGTGPSLPERGLLLLLALVLLGCTVVPLGGASSSPEVGHRECSEERAVPEERQNYSKKAFPVLSLEYHHIHVPFEIALWVLLASLMKLGFHLIPRLSSIVPESCLLIVVGLLVGGFIKLAGEKVPPVLDSQSFFLCLLPPIILDAGYFLPIRPFMENLGTILMFAVVGTLWNAFFVGGLLYAVCQIQPADPADPFNPTDLHMLGLLPCLLFASIISAVDPVAVLAVFEEIHINELLHILVFGESLLNDAVTVVLYHLFEEYSGAGTVTILDGVLGVISFLVVALGGVLVGAIYGFLAAFTSRFTSHVRVIEPLFVFVYSYMAYLSAEMFHLSGIMALIACGAVMRPYVEANISHKSHTTIKYFLKMWSSVSETLIFIFLGVATVDGPHCWNWIFVTVTVVLCLVSRVIGVVGLTFVINKFRIVKLTTKDQFIVAYGGLRGAIAFSLGFLLEKKLFPMREMFLTAIITVIFFTVFVQGMTIKPLVELLAVKKKQEAKRTINEEIHTQFLDHLLTGIEDICGHYGHHHWKDKLNRFNKKYVKKCLIADERGREPQLIAFYHKMEMKQAIELVESGGGVKPPSALPSTVSMQNIQPKKPAAAKPVQRALPQLPKGREEEIRTILRSNLQRTRQRLRSYNRHTLVADPYEEGFSDFIIKKQKIIELEKKIIHMNNYLTLPAAPPDSPTMCRARLASGTDTDFKPARQQKGDQSSPDPQTYSTKQERVPTIQVDLASPQSPDSVNLMDEIGASGSQQQQQQQRRRRHEEEEEEEDRGLTMRPRGGGREEQKLTRCLSDPGPNPDEDEDEPFLP from the exons ATGTCTTCCGGGACCGGCCCGAGTCTACCTGAGCGGgggctgctcctgctgctcgcgCTGGTGCTGCTCGGGTGCACCGTGGTCCCGCTGGGGGGGGCGTCCAGCTCTCCGGAGGTCGGCCACCGGGAATGCTCGGAGGAGCGCGCCGTGCCGGAGGAGCGGCAGAACTACAGCAAAAAGGCTTTCCCGGTGCTCAGCCTCGAGTACCACCACATACACGTCCCCTTCGAGATCGCGCTGTGGGTGCTGCTGGCCTCGCTGATGAAGCTCG GGTTCCACCTGATTCCTCGCCTCTCCAGCATTGTGCCCGAGAGCTGCCTGTTGATCGTGGTGGGTCTGCTCGTGGGGGGGTTCATCAAACTGGCCGGGGAGAAGGTCCCCCCGGTGCTGGACTCCCAGTCGTTCTTCCTCTGCCTGCTGCCGCCCATCATCCTGGATGCCGGCTACTTCCTGCCCATCCGCCCCTTCATGGAGAACCTGGGCACCATCCTGATGTTCGCCGTGGTGGGGACCCTGTGGAACGCCTTCTTCGTGGGGGGTCTGCTGTACGCCGTGTGCCAGATCCAGCCGGCCGACCCGGCCGACCCGTTCAACCCGACCGACCTGCACATGCTGGGGCTCCTGCCCTGCCTGCTGTTCGCCTCCATCATCTCGGCCGTGGATCCGGTCGCCGTGCTGGCCGTGTTCGAAGAGATCCACATCAACGAGCTGCTGCACATCCTGGTGTTCGGGGAATCGCTGCTGAACGACGCCGTCACTGTG GTGTTATACCACCTGTTTGAGGAGTATTCAGGTGCTGGCACGGTGACGATATTGGACGGTGTCCTGGGAGTCATCTCCTTCCTGGTGGTTGCGTTGGGGGGCGTTCTAGTGGGAGCGATCTATGGGTTCCTGGCCGCCTTCACCTCGCGCTTTACCTCCCACGTACGTGTCATAGAGCCCCTTTTTGTCTTCGTGTACAGCTACATGGCCTACCTGTCAGCTGAGATGTTCCACCTCTCTGGCATCATGGC GTTAATCGCTTGTGGAGCGGTGATGCGGCCCTACGTGGAGGCCAACATCTCCCACAAGTCCCACAccaccatcaagtacttcctgAAGATGTGGAGCAGCGTCAGCGAGAcgctcatcttcatcttcctggGCGTGGCCACGGTGGACGGACCTCACTGCTGGAACTGGATCTTCGTCACCGTCACCGTCGTCTTGTGCCTGGTGTCGCGGGTCATAG GTGTGGTTGGTCTGACCTTCGTGATCAACAAGTTCCGCATCGTCAAGCTGACGACCAAGGACCAGTTCATCGTGGCCTACGGCGGCCTGCGAGGCGCCATCGCCTTCTCCCTCGGCTTCCTGCTTGAGAAGAAGCTCTTTCCCATGAGAGAGATGTTCCTCACGGCCATCATCACTGTCATCTTCTTCACGGTCTTCGTTCAG GGCATGACCATCAAGCCCCTCGTGGAGCTGCTGGCAGtgaagaagaaacaggaggCCAAGCGGACGATTAATGAGGAAATCCACACCCAG TTCCTTGATCACCTACTAACTGGAATCGAGGACATTTGTGGACACTATGGACACCATCACTGGAAGGACAA ACTGAACCGCTTCAACAAGAAGTACGTGAAGAAGTGCCTGATAGCCGACGAACGCGGCCGGGAGCCCCAGCTCATCGCCTTCTACCACAAGATGGAGATGAAGCAGGCCATCGAGCTGgtggagagcggggggggcgtCAAGCCGCCATCGGCTCTGCCCTCCACAGTTTCCATGCA GAACATCCAGCCCAAGAAGCCGGCTGCCGCCAAGCCCGTCCAGAGGGCTCTGCCCCAGCTGCCCAAAGGCCGAGAGGAGGAGATCAGGACCATCCTCAGGAGCAACCTGCAGCGGACGCGACAGAGG ctgcgCTCCTACAACAGACACACTCTGGTGGCCGACCCGTACGAGGAGGGCTTCAGTGACTTCATCATCAAGAAGCAGAAGATCATTGAGCTGGAGAAGAAG ATAATCCACATGAACAACTACCTGACGTTGCCCGCTGCTCCGCCCGACTCGCCGACCATGTGCAGAGCCCGGCTGGCCTCAG GCACAGACACTGATTTCAAACCCGCACGGCAGCAGAAAGGAGACCAAAGCTCTCCAG ACCCACAGACCTACAGCACGAAGCAGGAGCGCGTGCCGACCATCCAGGTGGACCTGGCCTCCCCCCAGTCCCCCGACTCCGTCAACCTGATGGACGAGATCGGAGCGAGcggcagccagcagcagcagcagcagcagcggcggaggcggcacgaggaggaggaggaggaggaggaccggggCCTGACCAtgaggccgaggggggggggcagagaggagcagaagcTGACCAGGTGCCTGAGCGACCCCGGGCCCAACcccgacgaggacgaggacgagcccTTCCTGCCCTGA
- the slc9a1a gene encoding sodium/hydrogen exchanger 1 isoform X2 yields MSSGTGPSLPERGLLLLLALVLLGCTVVPLGGASSSPEVGHRECSEERAVPEERQNYSKKAFPVLSLEYHHIHVPFEIALWVLLASLMKLGFHLIPRLSSIVPESCLLIVVGLLVGGFIKLAGEKVPPVLDSQSFFLCLLPPIILDAGYFLPIRPFMENLGTILMFAVVGTLWNAFFVGGLLYAVCQIQPADPADPFNPTDLHMLGLLPCLLFASIISAVDPVAVLAVFEEIHINELLHILVFGESLLNDAVTVVLYHLFEEYSGAGTVTILDGVLGVISFLVVALGGVLVGAIYGFLAAFTSRFTSHVRVIEPLFVFVYSYMAYLSAEMFHLSGIMALIACGAVMRPYVEANISHKSHTTIKYFLKMWSSVSETLIFIFLGVATVDGPHCWNWIFVTVTVVLCLVSRVIGVVGLTFVINKFRIVKLTTKDQFIVAYGGLRGAIAFSLGFLLEKKLFPMREMFLTAIITVIFFTVFVQGMTIKPLVELLAVKKKQEAKRTINEEIHTQFLDHLLTGIEDICGHYGHHHWKDKLNRFNKKYVKKCLIADERGREPQLIAFYHKMEMKQAIELVESGGGVKPPSALPSTVSMQNIQPKKPAAAKPVQRALPQLPKGREEEIRTILRSNLQRTRQRLRSYNRHTLVADPYEEGFSDFIIKKQKIIELEKKIIHMNNYLTLPAAPPDSPTMCRARLASDPQTYSTKQERVPTIQVDLASPQSPDSVNLMDEIGASGSQQQQQQQRRRRHEEEEEEEDRGLTMRPRGGGREEQKLTRCLSDPGPNPDEDEDEPFLP; encoded by the exons ATGTCTTCCGGGACCGGCCCGAGTCTACCTGAGCGGgggctgctcctgctgctcgcgCTGGTGCTGCTCGGGTGCACCGTGGTCCCGCTGGGGGGGGCGTCCAGCTCTCCGGAGGTCGGCCACCGGGAATGCTCGGAGGAGCGCGCCGTGCCGGAGGAGCGGCAGAACTACAGCAAAAAGGCTTTCCCGGTGCTCAGCCTCGAGTACCACCACATACACGTCCCCTTCGAGATCGCGCTGTGGGTGCTGCTGGCCTCGCTGATGAAGCTCG GGTTCCACCTGATTCCTCGCCTCTCCAGCATTGTGCCCGAGAGCTGCCTGTTGATCGTGGTGGGTCTGCTCGTGGGGGGGTTCATCAAACTGGCCGGGGAGAAGGTCCCCCCGGTGCTGGACTCCCAGTCGTTCTTCCTCTGCCTGCTGCCGCCCATCATCCTGGATGCCGGCTACTTCCTGCCCATCCGCCCCTTCATGGAGAACCTGGGCACCATCCTGATGTTCGCCGTGGTGGGGACCCTGTGGAACGCCTTCTTCGTGGGGGGTCTGCTGTACGCCGTGTGCCAGATCCAGCCGGCCGACCCGGCCGACCCGTTCAACCCGACCGACCTGCACATGCTGGGGCTCCTGCCCTGCCTGCTGTTCGCCTCCATCATCTCGGCCGTGGATCCGGTCGCCGTGCTGGCCGTGTTCGAAGAGATCCACATCAACGAGCTGCTGCACATCCTGGTGTTCGGGGAATCGCTGCTGAACGACGCCGTCACTGTG GTGTTATACCACCTGTTTGAGGAGTATTCAGGTGCTGGCACGGTGACGATATTGGACGGTGTCCTGGGAGTCATCTCCTTCCTGGTGGTTGCGTTGGGGGGCGTTCTAGTGGGAGCGATCTATGGGTTCCTGGCCGCCTTCACCTCGCGCTTTACCTCCCACGTACGTGTCATAGAGCCCCTTTTTGTCTTCGTGTACAGCTACATGGCCTACCTGTCAGCTGAGATGTTCCACCTCTCTGGCATCATGGC GTTAATCGCTTGTGGAGCGGTGATGCGGCCCTACGTGGAGGCCAACATCTCCCACAAGTCCCACAccaccatcaagtacttcctgAAGATGTGGAGCAGCGTCAGCGAGAcgctcatcttcatcttcctggGCGTGGCCACGGTGGACGGACCTCACTGCTGGAACTGGATCTTCGTCACCGTCACCGTCGTCTTGTGCCTGGTGTCGCGGGTCATAG GTGTGGTTGGTCTGACCTTCGTGATCAACAAGTTCCGCATCGTCAAGCTGACGACCAAGGACCAGTTCATCGTGGCCTACGGCGGCCTGCGAGGCGCCATCGCCTTCTCCCTCGGCTTCCTGCTTGAGAAGAAGCTCTTTCCCATGAGAGAGATGTTCCTCACGGCCATCATCACTGTCATCTTCTTCACGGTCTTCGTTCAG GGCATGACCATCAAGCCCCTCGTGGAGCTGCTGGCAGtgaagaagaaacaggaggCCAAGCGGACGATTAATGAGGAAATCCACACCCAG TTCCTTGATCACCTACTAACTGGAATCGAGGACATTTGTGGACACTATGGACACCATCACTGGAAGGACAA ACTGAACCGCTTCAACAAGAAGTACGTGAAGAAGTGCCTGATAGCCGACGAACGCGGCCGGGAGCCCCAGCTCATCGCCTTCTACCACAAGATGGAGATGAAGCAGGCCATCGAGCTGgtggagagcggggggggcgtCAAGCCGCCATCGGCTCTGCCCTCCACAGTTTCCATGCA GAACATCCAGCCCAAGAAGCCGGCTGCCGCCAAGCCCGTCCAGAGGGCTCTGCCCCAGCTGCCCAAAGGCCGAGAGGAGGAGATCAGGACCATCCTCAGGAGCAACCTGCAGCGGACGCGACAGAGG ctgcgCTCCTACAACAGACACACTCTGGTGGCCGACCCGTACGAGGAGGGCTTCAGTGACTTCATCATCAAGAAGCAGAAGATCATTGAGCTGGAGAAGAAG ATAATCCACATGAACAACTACCTGACGTTGCCCGCTGCTCCGCCCGACTCGCCGACCATGTGCAGAGCCCGGCTGGCCTCAG ACCCACAGACCTACAGCACGAAGCAGGAGCGCGTGCCGACCATCCAGGTGGACCTGGCCTCCCCCCAGTCCCCCGACTCCGTCAACCTGATGGACGAGATCGGAGCGAGcggcagccagcagcagcagcagcagcagcggcggaggcggcacgaggaggaggaggaggaggaggaccggggCCTGACCAtgaggccgaggggggggggcagagaggagcagaagcTGACCAGGTGCCTGAGCGACCCCGGGCCCAACcccgacgaggacgaggacgagcccTTCCTGCCCTGA